From Geotalea uraniireducens Rf4:
GATCGCTCTTACCGGCAATAAGTCCGCGGACAAGATCTACTACAGTCACTCCGGGTTTCCCGGGGGGCTCAAGGAGATCTCTGCCGGCAAGCTGATGGAGAAAAAGCCCGAAGATATCATCAAGAAGGCGGTCAAGGGGATGCTTCCTAAAAATAAACTGGCCCGCCACATGTTGAAAAAACTGAAGATTTACTCGGGAACCGATCATCCCCACAAAGCACAGCAGCCTAAGGCGCTGAACATATAACTTTAGATTTTCAATTAGATCAGGAGATAGAAAAATGGCAGCAGCGAGCTTTTACGGAACAGGGAAAAGAAAATCCTCGATTGCCAGGGTCTGGCTGAAGCCCGGAACAGGCGTTATCACGGTAAATCACAAGACTCTTGATGAGTATTTTGGCAGGGAAACCTCCAAAATGGTCGTCAAGCAGCCGCTTGAACTCACCGAGAATATGGGCAAGTTTGATATTTACGTGACCGTATGCGGTGGAGGGGATTCCGGACAGGCCGGCGCAATTAAGCACGGCATTACCAAGGCTTTGCTTGAAGTGGATGCTGCTTTGCGCGGCACCCTGAAAAAAGCCGGGTTTGTTACCCGTGATTCGCGCATCAAGGAACGGAAAAAGTACGGCAAAAAGGCTGCCCGCGCCAGCTTCCAGTTCTCCAAGCGTTAATCGTCTTGCTGAAAACAGTGGGCAGTATGGTTATATGGAGGGGAAATCCGCAAGGGTTTCCCCTTTTTGCATTCGGATTTTGAATATTTGCCACTGGAGCACGGGATCTTGAGCAATTGAAAGTGGTTGTAAGGAGCTGTCTATGTTGAAAGTCGCTATCGTCGGTGCAAGCGGTTATACGGGCGTTGAGCTGTTGCGCCTACTTCACTGTCACCCGGAGGTTGCCATTACCTGCGTGACGTCTGAGCAAAGCGCGGGTAAAGCCATTTCGGAGGTATTTCCCACCTTGCGAAGCCGTTACAACCTTGTTCTGGAGAATCTCGAACCGGTAAGGATTGCCGATCGGGCTGATTTCATCTTCACCGCCCTTCCTCACAAGGCTGCCATGGAGGTCGTGCCGAC
This genomic window contains:
- the rplM gene encoding 50S ribosomal protein L13 — encoded protein: MKTTQVAKKDEVTRDWYLVDVDNKVLGRVATEIANVLRGKNKPVYTPSVDTGDFVIVVNAEKIALTGNKSADKIYYSHSGFPGGLKEISAGKLMEKKPEDIIKKAVKGMLPKNKLARHMLKKLKIYSGTDHPHKAQQPKALNI
- the rpsI gene encoding 30S ribosomal protein S9, which codes for MAAASFYGTGKRKSSIARVWLKPGTGVITVNHKTLDEYFGRETSKMVVKQPLELTENMGKFDIYVTVCGGGDSGQAGAIKHGITKALLEVDAALRGTLKKAGFVTRDSRIKERKKYGKKAARASFQFSKR